CGTCCTGGTCGCGGCGGGCGCGACCGTGCTGCTCGCGGCGGCCGCGGTCGCGGTCCGCGGGCGCTGGGTTCCGGTGGCCGGCGGCGCGACCGCCATCGTGACCGGAGTGCTGGCGGTGACGCTGGGGCTGCGCGCGCGTCATCGCATCGCGGAGGCGAACGCGCATAACCCGCTGCACCTGCCGTTCCGGCTCGTCGATCCGGGTATCGGTACGGTCGTGGCTCCGACGGTGGGGACGTTGCTCGCGCTGGCCGGGCTCGGGGTGGTGATCCGCGCGCTCGTCGCGCGCGGGTGAGATCCGTTGTCCGGCAATCGACTCGTGCGGGCTGCAATGAATGCAAGACTCGTGGCGATGACTCGTGGCGGAGGCTGCACCCGCGCGTGGATCGGCCTAGGGTCGAAGGGGTAGGTCTCGTCCGTACACGGAAGGAATCATGGCTACCTTCACCGACTCCCGTCCCGCAGCCGCCTCCGGCACCTTCGCGATCGGTGGTGACCGGCCCGTTCATCGGCTCGGCTACGGTTCCATGCAACTCACCGGCCCCGGCGTCTGGGGCACGCCGAAGGATCCCGACGAGGCCGTGCGCGTGCTGCGGCGGGCCGTGGAGCTCGGTGTCACGCTCATCGACACCGCGGACTCGTACGGGCCGTTCGTCAGCGAGCGGCTGATCCGGGAGGCCTTGCACCCGTACCCCGACGATCTGGTCATCGCGACCAAGGCCGGGCTCAGCCGGCCGGGCCCCGGCGTGTGGGAACCGCTCGGGCGGCCGGAATATCTGCGGCAGCAGCTGGAGCTCAGCCTGCGGCATCTGGGACTGGAGACGATCGACCTGTACCAGTTGCACCGCATCGATCCGAAGGTTCCCGCGGCCGATCAGATCGGCACGCTGGTACAGCTGCAACAGGAAGGGAAGATCCGGCACATCGGGCTGTCGCAGGTGACCGTCGACCAGCTGGCCGCGGCGCGCAAGCTGGCCACCATCGTGTCGGTGCAGAACCTCTACAACCTGAACACCCGGGACTCCGAGGATCTGCTCGACCACGCCGAGGCCGCCGGTATCGCGTTCATCCCGTGGTTCCCGATCGCGACCGGTGAGCTGGCCAAGGGTGGCGGGCCGCTGAGCGCCATCGCCGCGGCGCACGACGCCACACCCGCCCAGATCGCGCTGGCCTGGCTGTTGCGCCGCTCGCCGGTGATCCTGCCGATTCCCGGAACGTCGAGCGTCGCGCATCTGGAACAGAACATGGCCGCCGCCCGGATCACACTCACCGACGACGAGTTCGCGACGCTGTCCGGGCTCGCCGCGCCGCCGGCGGACACCACGGGCCGGCGCTTCCGGCTGCCGAAGCTGGGCGCCCGGTAGGCCCGGATCAGGCGGTGCGGTCGTCGTAGGCCGCGCGGTTCTCCAGCACCTCGTCCATATGCGTCTCGGCCCAGCTCTTCACGCCGCGCAGCATCAGGTGCAGCGACAGCCCGAGGTCGGTCAGCTCGTAGGAGACCGTGACCGGCACGGTCGGCGTGACCGTGCGGGTGACCAGCCCGTCGCGTTCCAGGGCGCGCAGCGTCTGGGTGAGCATCTTCTGGCTGACGCCGGCCAGCAGCCGGGCGAGCTCCGAATACCGCATCGCCCGGGGCTGTCCGGCGCATCCGGCGCCCTCCCGATGCGAGCCGTCGCTGCCCAGTGCGGACAGGATCAGCGTGACCCATTTGTCGGAGATCCGGTCCAGCAGCTTGCGACTCGGGCAGGCCGCCACGAACGCGTCGTACCGCGCCTTGGACTGTGCCCGCTGCTGGGCCGCCGTCATCGTCGCCATCCGCCACTCCTCGGACCCGTGGGTGGGTTACGCACTTCGAGGTGCGTACTTCCTGGTGGAAAGTTACCCCACCATAGTGGAGCAACGAACCACTGTGCACCACCTCGACCCGACGAAAGGCACACCATGCTGTCCACCACGCTTCCCGGCGGCCGTTGGCCTCTCGGTGAACTGACCGTCGGCCGATTCGGTTACGGCGCCATGCAACTCGCCGGTCCCGGGGTCATGGGCCCGCCGGCCGATCGCGACGGCGCACTGGCGGTCCTGCGCGAGGTCGCCGAACTCGGCATCACCCACATCGATACCAGCGCGGCGTACGGGCCGCTGGTGACCAACCGGCTGATCCGGGAGGCGCTGCACCCCTACCCCGGCGCGCTGCACCTCGTGACCAAGGTCGGCGCGACCCGCGATCCGGACGGCGGCTGGCCCCCGGCCCGGCGGCCCGAGGACGTGCGCCGCGCGGTGCACGACAACCTCGACAGCCTCGGCGTCGAGGTGCTCGACGTGGTCAACCTGCGGCTCGGCGACGCGCGCGGACCCCGTCCCGGTTCGCTCGCCGAGCCGTTCGAGACGCTCGTCGAGCTGCAGCGGCAGGGCCTGATCCGGCATCTCGGCGTGAGCAACGCGACGGCCGAACAGGTCCTCGAAGCGCAGGCGATCGCGCCGATCGTCTGCGTGCAGAACAGGTACAACCTCGCCCACCGCGCCGACGACGCGCTGATCGACCGGCTCGCCGGGGAGGGCATCGCCTATGTGCCGTTCTTCCCGCTCGGCGGATTCGCGCCGCTACAGTCCGCGACGCTGTCGGCCGTGGCCGCGCGGCTGGGCACGACGCCGATGTCGGTCGCGCTGGCGTGGCTGCTGCGCCGGTCGCCGAACATCCTGCTGATCCCCGGGACGTCCTCGGCGGCGCACCTGCGCGAGAACGTCGCGGGCGCGCGCCTGTCGCTCGCCGGCGACGACCTCGCCGAACTGGACCGGATCGGCCGCTGAACTCGCACTCGCGTTCCGACCGAACCGGATTCAGACCCGGTTCGGGGCCGGGAAGAATCCCGAGGCGATGAACGCCTCGACGTACCGGTCCAGGACGGTCTCGTCGATCGCCGAGCGGTGGATGCCGCGGTCGGCGAGGGCCGCGCGGGTGCCGGTGTCGTCGATCACCACCGTGGTCGCGCCGTAGGTGCCGCCGAGCAGGGCCGCGCGGACCAGGGAGTCGTCGCCGTCGGCCTCGCGGGCGGCGGCCTCCGCGGCGAGGCGGGCGGCGATCTCGTCGAGGTCGGCCGTCTCGACGCGTAAACCGTTGCGGCGCAGGCTGTCGAACACCGCGCGGACCGGCACCGGTTCGGTGTTGACCAGGTGGTGGACGCCGACGGCGGGATCCAGCGCCAAGGCGACCACCGCGCTCGCCACGTAGTTCACCGGGACCAGCGGGATCGCGGCGTCACCGACCTCGGGGGCCAGGCCCAGCACGGCGACGGCGCGGATCATGTTCCAGAACGAGTCGTCGGCGCTGTTCACACCGGTGCGCGAATCACCGGATACCGTTCCGGGACGGTGGATTCCGATCGGCAGACCACGCTCGCCCGCCTGCCGGACCAGCCGTTCGGCCACCCATTTGCTCGCCACGTACCCGTTGCCGGAGACCTCCTCCACCGGCAGCTCGATATCCTCCCAGCCCACGAAATCCGGTGCGGGAGTAGCGGGAATCACCGCGTTGACGGTGGAGACGAAGTGGAACGGCTTGATCCGCGCGGTGGTGGCCAACCGCAGCAGTTCGCGGGTACCCGCCACATTCGCCGCGCGCAGCCGCCGGTACGGCTCCAGGTGGTTGACGCGGGCGCCGTTGTGCACAATCAGGTCGATGCGCTCGGTGAGCCGGGCATAGTCCGTGTCGGACAGGCCCAGTCGCGGCGCGGCCAGATCGGCGGGCACCGGCACGATCCGGTCGTGGTAGGCGTCGTACCGGATTCGGTAGTGCGACAGGGCCGCCCGGACCCGGTCGCGGGCCTGCGGCACCGAATCCGCGCGCACCGGGCACCACACCCGGGCCTCGGTGCGGTCGAGCAGCTCTCGCAGCAGATGGACACCGACGAAACCGGTTGCGCCGGTGAGCAGGACATCCAGTGGCGGACCCGGAAGCGCGGGGGCGACCCCGGCCGGATCGATAGCCGGGTCGAGCACGGCATCGGCGGCCGATATCCCGGCCGGACGCACCGGCTCGCTGGGATGCTCGCGCCGGTCCAGCCGGGCGGCGAGGCCGCGGACGGTCGGATCGGCGAACAGCGTCGCCACCGGGACCTCGGCGTGCAGCCGCGCGGCCAGCGCCCGTTGCAGGGTGAACACCAGCAGCGAGGTGCCGCCGAGATCGAAGAAGTCGTCCTCGGCGCCGACCCGGTCCACACCGAGCACCTCGGCATACGCTTCGGCGACGGCCCGCTCGACAGGCGTTGCGGGAGCGATGAATTCACGCTGTTCGAACACCGGCTGCGGCAGCGCCGCACGATTCAGCTTGCCGCTGTCGTTGACGGGGAACGCGTCCAGCACCATGATCGCGGCGGGCACCATGTACGACGGCAGCACCCGGCCCAGCCCGCGCCGCAGTTCCGCGGTGTCGGGCCGGATTTCCCCGGTGGGTACCACATAGGCGACGAGCTGATCACCGATCGGCGACGCGGCGACCACGGCCACCGCCTGCGCGATCGACGGCTCCGCCAGCAGGGCCGCCTCGATCTCGCCGAGTTCGATCCGATGACCGCGGATCTTCGCCTGGAAGTCGATGCGGCCGAGGTATTCCAGAACATGGTCGGCCCGCCTGCGCACCAGATCCCCCGTGCGGTACATCCTGGTGCCGGGCGGCCCGTACGGATCGGCGACGAACCGATCGGCGGTCAACTCGGGACGGCGAATGTAGCCGCGGGCCAGCTGATCACCGGCGAGATACAGCTCCCCGACCGCTCCGACCGGCGTCGGATGCAACCTGTCGTCCAGGACATGCGTGCGGGAATTCCATTGCGGCACACCGATCGGCACGGTCGACGTGTCGGCGGCGGTGGTCCGGTGGTAGGTGATCGAGACCGCGGCCTCGGTGGGCCCGTACAGGTTGTGCAGGCCGGTCGGCTCGACCGGGCGCGCGGACCCGGTCCCCGCGCCGTATGCCGCCGCGGCGCGCACGCCGACCGGCTCGGCCCGGTCCGGGTGAACGGACGCGGTCTCGACGCCGTCTGGCACCGCGGCACGCACGCCGACCGGCTCGACTCGGCCCGAATGAACGGAGGCGACCCCGACGCCATCTGCCGCCGTGCCGTGCGCCTCGACCGGCTCGGCCCGGTCCGAGCGAACAGGCTCGACCCTGTCTACGCCGTTCGAATCGCTCCCATGAACCCGCAGCTCGGATTCGGTATCGGGAGCGCCGGACTCGGCATCATCAGTTTCGGCTCGCGCGCTGAGAGTGCCGGACTGAGAGGCAGTGATGTGCCGGTCGGCAGGTACGCCGAGGCGTGATTTCGCCGTCATCTCATGGAATTTCGCGACCGTGGCCGGGGGTAGCGCCTCGCCGATGACGAAAACGTCACGGAGCGTGGTCAACTGGCGCGGTTCGGCCGATGCCAGGAACACCTGCAATACCGAGGGCACGAAGTCGGTGACCGTGACCCCTTGCGCCGCAACGAGTTCCGCGAGGTATGCGGGATCGCGCTGGCCGCCCGGCGCGGCCAGCACCAGGCGGGAGCCCGCGCGCAGCGGCAGGAACCAGCCCCACAGCGAGACGTCGAAGGTGGTCGCGGTCTTCTGGAGATAGACGTCGGTGGGCCCGAATTCGTACTGCGCGGACATCCATTCCATCTGGTTGTGGATCGCGCGGTGGGAGACGGCCACACCCTTCGGCCGGCCGGTGGAGCCGGAGGTGAACAGCACATACGCCGGATGGTCCGGGCGCAGCGGGGATTCGAGTTCCGCCGGGCCGATCGGTGCGGCGGAGAGGGCCGACAGGTCCAGGGCGTCGACCGTGTGCACCGGCGGCCCGGCGACCGGGAACGGACTGTCGGCAGTGGTCAGCACGCATGCCGGGTCGGCGGTTTCCAGCACATGGGCGATGCGCCCCGCCGGATGCTCCGGATCCACCGGCAGGTAGGCGCCACCCGCGGCCAGCACCGCGTACATCGCCACCACCAGCTCGATCGACCGCGGCATGCCCAGCACCACAACCGATTCCGGTCCGATCCCGAGCCCGATCAGATACCGTGCCAGCCGGTTCACCCGCGCGTCGAACTCGCGATAGGTCAACGTCCGCTCCGCCGCGACCAGCGCGACCGCGTCCGGATACGCCACCGCGGCACGGCGATAACCGTCCAGCAGCAACCCGTCCCCCACCGGATGTGTTCCACCGTCCGCGGCCGACGACAACGCCGCACGCTCCGCCTCGGTCAGCAGATCGACCTCACCGATCGCGCGCTCCGGGGCGGCCGCGGCCGCGGTCAGCAACCGCACGAACCGATCCGCGAGCCGCGCCACCGTCGGCTCGTCGAACAGATCGGCGGCATAGCTGAACCGCACCGGCCACGGCCGATCGACCGGTCCCGGCAGCACGGTCACCTGGAGATCGAATTTGGCGGCGGGACTGTCGAATTCGACCTGTTCCACCCGCAGATCACCGAGTTCCAGCGCGGCACCGGCCAGATTCTGGAAGAACAACGCCACCTGGAACAGCGGATGGTGGGCCGGCGACCGATCCGGCGCCAGCACCTCCACCAGCTGTTCGAAGGGCAGATCGGCGTGCGCGAAGGCGGCCAGGTCGCGGTCGCGGGTCCGGGCGACCAGCTCGGTGAACGACATCCCGGCCTCGACGCGGGCACGCAGGGCCACCGTGTTCACGAACATGCCGATCAGATCGGCGGTTTCGGGCTCGTCCCGACCGGCGATCGGGGTACCGATCACCACATCGCCGGTCCCGGTCACCCGGGCGAGCAGCGCCGCCAGCGCGGCGTGCACCACCATGAACTCGGTGGCATTGTCGGCCGCGGCCAGACTCGACACCCGCGCCACCACCTCCGGCGGCAGCATGCACGAAAACGTCCGTCCCGCACCGGAAGCCGTCGGCGGGCGGGGCCGGTCGGCGGGTAGTTCGATCCGCTGCGGGGCATCGGCCAGTTCCGCGGCCCAGAACGCAATCTGTTGCGCGGCCCGCGAATCCGGGTCGCTCGCCGCCCCGAGCAGTTCGCGGTGCCACACGCTGTAATCGGCGTACTGCACCGGCAACGGCGCCCACCGCGGCGTCTCCCCCGCACTGCGCGCCGCATACGCCGTCATCAAATCCCGGGTCAACGGCCCCAGCGACCAACCGTCCACCGCGATGTGATGCGCCACCAGCGACAACACGTACGTCCGCTCTCGCCCCGCCTCGAGGGCCCCGGTACGCGCGACCACCCGATCCGACGTCGAGCCCGCAACCGAGCGACCACCGGCCAAGGACAGGTCACCACCGGACAGGGTTGAGTCGCCACCACCGACCGGCGGAAGCTGCGACGCCCGTGGATCACCGGCATCGGTACCCGACAACACATCAGCCGACCGACCACCCACCTCACGGCCGACCGACACCCACCCGAAGCCGGGCACCATCCCGGAGACCGGGCGACCGCCGATCAGGGGCAGGTCGCCACCACCGACCGGCGGAAGCTGCGACGCCCGTGGATCACCGGCATCGGTACCCGGCAACACGTCGGCCGACCGACCGCCCATGTCAGGGTCGGTCGATACCCGCCCCGAGCCGGGCATGATCCCGCTACGGCCCGCCGAGGCCCACGCGGAGCCGGGCACAACCCCGGCGACCGTCGAAGTCCCCGAAGCGTCGGCCCGACCTGCCCCGGAATCGTTGCCCGGCAACGCATACAGCGTGATCCGCAACGGAACGTCCACGGTCACGTCGAATCCCGTGGTCGCGTCGGCCGCGATCCTGGCGAGCAGATCGTGTTCACCCGCTACCGGAACCGGGATCAGGTCCGGGCCCGGCGGCGGCAGGATCTGTTGCACCGCATCGGATTCCGCGCGCGGATAGACGGTGCGCAGGGCCTCGTGCCGCGCCAGCACGTCGGCGACGGCCGCGCCGAGGGCGGGTACGTCCAGTGGGCCGGTGAGGCGGATCGCGACCGGCACGTTGTAGAGCGCCGAGGCCGGGTCGAACTGGTTCAGCAACCACATCCGATACTGGGCGGGCGCCAACGGGATCGGCTCCCGGCGGGGTCGCGGCGCCAGGCGCGGCCGGGCCGGGCCGGTGGGCCGCAACGCCGAGACCGCCGCCGCCAGCGCCTCGACCGTCGGCGCCTCGAACAGCACGCGAGCGGGGAAGTCGGTGCCGGTTTCGGCGCGGATCCGGGCGGCCGCCTGGGTCGCCGCCAGCGAGTTACCGCCGAGCGCGAAGAAATCGTCGTCCAGTCCGACGCGGGTGACCTGCAGCAGGTCGGCGAAGATCGCCGCGACGACCCGCTGCACCGGGTCGACCGGCGCGCGATAGGCGGCCATCGCCAGGTCCGGCGCGGGCAGCGCGGCCCGGTCGAGTTTGCCGACGGGGGTGAGCGGAATGTGGTCCAGCACCGTGATCGAGGCGGGCACCATGTACGCGGGCAGCGCCTGACCGGCGTGCGCCAGCAGACCGGCGGCGTCGACGGACACACCCGCGGCCGGCAGCACATGCGCCACCAGAACGGTCGCGCCGGTGGGCCCGGTGTGCGCGACGGTGGCGGCGAAGTCGACGTCCGGATGCGCCGCCAGGACCGCGTCGATCTCGCCGAGTTCGATGCGGAAGCCACGCACCTTGACCTGGAAGTCGTTGCGGCCCACGTACTGTACGCCCGCGCGCGTCTCCCGGCCCAGGTCGCCGGTGCGGTAGGCGCGGCTGCCGGGCGGTCCGAACGGATCGGCCACGAAGCGGGCCGCGGTGAGCCCGGGGCGGCGGTGGTAGCCGCGGGCCACGCCCGCACCGGCCAGGTACATCTCGCCGACGTCACCCGGGACGGCCCGGCGCAACCGGTCGTCCAGGATCCGCGTGCTCATGTTGCGGATGGCCGTGCCGAGGGTGATCGGGTCGCCGGGCGCCAGCGGTTCGCCGATCGACATGATCACGGTGGCCTCGGTGGGCCCGTATACATTGACGAACCGGCGGCCGCGGGTCGCCCAGCGGGTGACCAGATCCGGTGCCCAGGCCTCGCCGCCGATCGCGAGGCTCTCCAGGTCGCCGAGCCCGGCCGGATCCATCGAGGCGACCGCGGCGGGCGTGAGGAATGCGTGCGTGACCCGCTCGGCGCGCAGCAGTCCGGCCAGTTCTGCACCGCCGTACACGTCGGTCGGCGCGATGACCATGGTCGCGCCCGCGCCGCAGGCCAGCAGCAGTTCCAGCATCGAGGCGTCGAAACTGGGCGAGGCGAAGTGCAGCGTCCGCGAATACTCGGTCACGCCGTAGCGCTCCCGCTGTTCGACGCACACCCCCGACAGGCCGGTGTGGCTCACCACGACACCCTTCGGCAGGCCGGTGGAGCCGGAGGTGTAGATCAGGTATGCCGCGTCGTCGCCGCGCAGCGGCCGCACCCGATCGGTGTTGACGACCAGATCGTCGGGAAAGCGGCGGCAGGCCGCCTCGAATTCGGGGTCGTCGAGCACCAGCCAGGGCGGGCCGGCGGGCAGTGCCGCCCGCGCGGCGGCGATCGTGAGGCCGAGTACGGCGCCGGAGTCCTCGGCCATCCGGCTCACCCGCGCGGCCGGATAGCGGGGATCGATCGGCACGAAGGCGGCGCCCGACTTCGCGACGGCCCACACCGCGGCCACCGACCACACCGAGCGCGGGATGCCCAGGGCGACGACGTCCTCGGGCCCGAGGCCGCGGGCGATCAGCAGCCGCGCCACCCGGGAGGACCAGCCGTCCAGTTCGGCATAGGTCATCGACCGTTGCGCGTCGGCCACGGCGATACCGTCGGGATTGCGCTCGACGGCCGAGGCGAGCAGATGCGGGAGGGTGGTGACGGACGGGGTGCGACGGCGTAAGGGGCGGGTCCGGGTGGCCGTCACGCGCCGATCCTGCCTCGAACCCACGTCCACCATGCATCAACCTCCACGCTCACGAAAACGATCTCGCCCGATCGACCCCTCGGGCGGCACACCGGTATGCAACACTCACTGCGCAATACAACAGCTCCAGCGCAGTCAACGCCACTCGGCGAGTGCCGGGTACCCCTCTTTTCCATCAAGGGAAACCGATCGGCCGGGATTCACAGCCGCCTCACACCTGCGACGATGTGAAACCGGCTGCCGTACAACGTGAGCGGGTTCGAATCCGACGGTCAGAGGTGCGGGTGGTGTCCCAGCGAGGCGCTGAACACCGAGGCGGGGCGGCGGCCGGCCGCCAGATTGACCCGCTCCTGCGGAGTCAGCACATGCCGGGAATACATGCGGCGGGCACGATCACGCACGGCGGCCAGCAGACGGACCCGCGACGGGGCATGAACAGCGAACATGACGGCAACTCCTCGTAGACGAACGTCAACCCCCCTGGGTGGGCGGAATGTCCATTCTCGCACGTTATTACCCACAATGTCGTCAAGAATTCATGAAGAGTTCACGAAAATTCAACTGCGACCAGTTCGCTTCCCGTAAACATACTGGTCACAAGGTGTTTCGGCACGACATCGGGCAATCCCGCACCGGCCCCAGGTTTCCCGGTCTGGACCGAGCGCCCGGCACAACCGACAATACAAAGGTGGCCCGTATCCTCCTGACGCACGCGCTGCGCCGCCGGCTGCCGGTCGTGCTCGGCATGCTGCTGGTGCTGCTGGCGACTCCCCTTCCGGCAGTGGCCGATCCGCCGCTCCCCTACCGATGGCACGAGGAGTTCCTCACCACCCCGGACGGCCTCCGGCTGCACGCGGACGTGTTGCGCCCGAGCGGATTACCCGACGACGCCCGAACTCCGGTGGTGCTGACCGTGAGTCCGTACCGAGCCCACCTCGCCTATCTGACCGAACCCCGCCCCGGCGGCGGGCCGTCCACCACCGACCTGCCGGTGGACATGTTCCTGGCCGCCGGATACACCTACGTGATCGCCGATCTGCGCGGCTTCGGCGGCTCCACCGGATGTCCCGACTTCGGCGGCCCCGGCGAGCGATCGGACGTGCACACCGCGGTGGAATGGGCTGCCGCACAACCCTGGTCGACCGGTCGCGTCGGTCTGCTCGGCACCTCCTACGAGGGCTGGACCGGGCTGATGGGCCTGGCCACCCACCCGGACGGCCTCGCCGCGGTCGCCGCCTTCGAACCGGTGGTCGATCCCTATTCCTATCTGTACATGCAGGGCATCTCGTGGAAGTTCTCCGGGAAACCGGTGACCGAGAACGGGATCCGGCCCGCCGATCTCGCCGGGCTGGAACATCTGCTGATCTCCGCGACCCCGCCGCATCCCGGCGACTCACCCGAGTACCGCGCGAATGCGGCTCGGGCGCCGCTGGAATGCGCGCCGCCGTATCTGGCCGGCATCATGAACCACGACGGCGCCACCGACTTCTGGCGCGACCGCGATCTGGTGGATCGGCTGCGCGGCAACACGATTCCACTGTTCCTCGGCCAGGGCTTCGTCGACTACAACACCCGCGCGGACCGGATCTTCCGGTTGTGGAACGGACTCGGGCCCGGCGAGCACCGCGCCTGGTTCGGCCAGTGGGGCCACCGAACCTGTCATGTCGACTGTGGCACACCGCAATTCGATACCGAACTGCTCGCCTTCTTCGACCGGCACGTGGCCGGCCGGGACGTCGAGGTACCCGGGCCGCGGATCACCGTCGGCCAGTTCGACGGCCGCTGGCGCGCGGAAGACGCCTGGCCACCGGCGGATTCGCGAACGGTCACGATGCCGCTGCGCACCGGCGACTACACCGATCGCGGCTTCCCGCCCGGCCCCGACCGCGAGATCTGGTCGGTGTCACAGCCGTCGGCCGAGGATCAGCACCTGTCCGGCGCGCCGGTCGCCACCGTGACCGCGGCCGGACCGCCGGACGCCACCGTCGCGGTCGAACTGTACGACGTGGCCCCCGACGGGCTCGCCACCGTGATCACCCGCGGGATCGCCCCGGTCGGCGCCGGGCAGATACGCCTGCTCGCGCAGGACTGGCCGATCCCGGCCGGGCACCGGATCGCGGCCCGGATCACCGATGTCGTGGACGACGTCTGGTCGCACGCCCCGGCGTTCGCCCGGGTCTCGGTCACCGCAGCCAGCGTCGACCTGCCGCTGCTCACCGAGATCCGCCGTCCCGGCCTCACCGGCGCCGTCACCGACGGCATCGTCAAATGGCGGGCGGAGAAGATCACGGCGATCCGGCCGGACGTGTTGAACAATGACACAGTGACCGTTTCGTTCCCCAACCG
This DNA window, taken from Nocardia sp. BMG111209, encodes the following:
- a CDS encoding aldo/keto reductase; amino-acid sequence: MATFTDSRPAAASGTFAIGGDRPVHRLGYGSMQLTGPGVWGTPKDPDEAVRVLRRAVELGVTLIDTADSYGPFVSERLIREALHPYPDDLVIATKAGLSRPGPGVWEPLGRPEYLRQQLELSLRHLGLETIDLYQLHRIDPKVPAADQIGTLVQLQQEGKIRHIGLSQVTVDQLAAARKLATIVSVQNLYNLNTRDSEDLLDHAEAAGIAFIPWFPIATGELAKGGGPLSAIAAAHDATPAQIALAWLLRRSPVILPIPGTSSVAHLEQNMAAARITLTDDEFATLSGLAAPPADTTGRRFRLPKLGAR
- a CDS encoding helix-turn-helix domain-containing protein, with translation MATMTAAQQRAQSKARYDAFVAACPSRKLLDRISDKWVTLILSALGSDGSHREGAGCAGQPRAMRYSELARLLAGVSQKMLTQTLRALERDGLVTRTVTPTVPVTVSYELTDLGLSLHLMLRGVKSWAETHMDEVLENRAAYDDRTA
- a CDS encoding aldo/keto reductase family oxidoreductase, with product MLSTTLPGGRWPLGELTVGRFGYGAMQLAGPGVMGPPADRDGALAVLREVAELGITHIDTSAAYGPLVTNRLIREALHPYPGALHLVTKVGATRDPDGGWPPARRPEDVRRAVHDNLDSLGVEVLDVVNLRLGDARGPRPGSLAEPFETLVELQRQGLIRHLGVSNATAEQVLEAQAIAPIVCVQNRYNLAHRADDALIDRLAGEGIAYVPFFPLGGFAPLQSATLSAVAARLGTTPMSVALAWLLRRSPNILLIPGTSSAAHLRENVAGARLSLAGDDLAELDRIGR
- a CDS encoding CocE/NonD family hydrolase: MARILLTHALRRRLPVVLGMLLVLLATPLPAVADPPLPYRWHEEFLTTPDGLRLHADVLRPSGLPDDARTPVVLTVSPYRAHLAYLTEPRPGGGPSTTDLPVDMFLAAGYTYVIADLRGFGGSTGCPDFGGPGERSDVHTAVEWAAAQPWSTGRVGLLGTSYEGWTGLMGLATHPDGLAAVAAFEPVVDPYSYLYMQGISWKFSGKPVTENGIRPADLAGLEHLLISATPPHPGDSPEYRANAARAPLECAPPYLAGIMNHDGATDFWRDRDLVDRLRGNTIPLFLGQGFVDYNTRADRIFRLWNGLGPGEHRAWFGQWGHRTCHVDCGTPQFDTELLAFFDRHVAGRDVEVPGPRITVGQFDGRWRAEDAWPPADSRTVTMPLRTGDYTDRGFPPGPDREIWSVSQPSAEDQHLSGAPVATVTAAGPPDATVAVELYDVAPDGLATVITRGIAPVGAGQIRLLAQDWPIPAGHRIAARITDVVDDVWSHAPAFARVSVTAASVDLPLLTEIRRPGLTGAVTDGIVKWRAEKITAIRPDVLNNDTVTVSFPNRTGDR